A single window of Nicotiana tomentosiformis chromosome 1, ASM39032v3, whole genome shotgun sequence DNA harbors:
- the LOC138904092 gene encoding uncharacterized protein — MQNGVKNSNMFITVVYAKCNANERKDLWSSLEGTHMVIDGPWCIGGDFNVILDPDEKHGGRPHRMYKSLDFSSCMDNCEVKDLGYVGPKFTWCNNWDPIRRIWKRHDRTFATDLWCQLLQNNTVKHLPRTGSDDRPLLLSCHNRNNNGIKYFRFLDFWTEQPTFMNLVEEVWATNICGNVL; from the coding sequence ATGCAGAATGGGGTGAAAAACTCTAATATGTTCATTACAGTTGTCTATGCTAAATGCAATGCAAATGAAAGAAAAGACCTTTGGAGTAGTTTAGAAGGTACTCATATGGTGATTGATGGGCCATGGTGCATTGGAGGAGACTTCAATGTTATACTTGATCCGGATGAGAAACATGGGGGTCGACCTCACAGAATGTACAAAAGCTTGGATTTCAGCTCTTGCATGGACAATTGTGAGGTTAAGGATTTGGGTTATGTTGGACCTAAATTCACTTGGTGTAACAACTGGGATCCTATAAGAAGGATTTGGAAGAGACATGATAGAACTTTTGCAACTGATCTATGGTGTCAACTCCTTCAAAATAACACTGTCAAGCATCTACCAAGAACTGGGTCCGACGATAGACCCTTGTTGCTTAGTTGTCATAACAGAAACAATAATGGCATAAAGTATTTTAGATTTCTCGACTTCTGGACTGAGCAGCCTACCTTTATGAATCTGGTTGAAGAAGTGTGGGCTACTAACATATGTGGAAATGTCTTGTGA